The DNA window TATGGGTTATTATCTGCCATGATTTAAAGTTTGGAGATAGCGGGTAATATGCAGCAAGTACACTGAATAACTGCGGAAATATAAAAGATGATACAATAAATACAACAATGTTTATTATAATTATATTTCTTGTAATCGGTGGTATATTATTAAACATTTTTTAAAATTTGTTTTTAAAATCATTGAATGGAACTTCATAAAAGCATCGTTTGCCATTGGGCAAAAATTCAGGAAAACCTAATGCTGTAAAATCCTTAATTAATTGCTCAGCATCTTTTTTATAAATAAAATCAAATCTGGATTTAGATTGCATCTTCGTCCATTGATTCTGATAATACTGCGTAAACTCTTCTTCTGTTTTATAATCTAAAATATCAAACAGATCTTCAAGGAATTTCATTACCTGAGTCTCTTTAAGTCCTTCAGGAACCGCATCTATCCTTAAAACACTTTCATGGGCAATTTTCATATCGAAGCCTAATTCCGGAAGATATTTTTTGATTGATTTATACTTATTTTTCTCAATTTCATTCATATGGTATTCCAGAGAGAAAAGAAGGGCATGGCTGTTTGTTGTCCCTTTTTTTGTGGGCTTATTATTTTCTGAAACGAAAAGCCTGTGCATTCTCCCTAAATCCAACATCAATGTTCGGTCACCTTTATTGAATAACCAATATCCATTGGGAAGTCTCATCAGATCTTCATCAAAATCTTCATCTTCAAATAGATTAATTTTTGATGGTTCTGCAGAAATATTCTGATGGTACATCTCCGCGAGATTTTGTATCTCTGTCTGTCTTATAACTCCTCTTTCTTCTAAAAACGGATTGTAATCTTTATCTACAACGATCTCCGGCATTTTTATAACCCCGCTGCTATTTCCTTTACTAGGAAACGTTTTCTGCATAAGCTCATCCAATTGAGGATCTCTTTCAAAATCCAGACTTGGAGCGACATTATAGATTCCCAAAGATCTTTTTATCGTTGAGCGGATAAGAGCAAAAATAAGATGCTCATCTTCAAACTTCACCTCTGTTTTTTGTGGATGAATATTAACATCTATCTTTTCAGGATCAAGCTCTAAGAAAAGAAAAAATGTAGGAATATATCCGGGTAAAAGCAATCCTTCAAATGCTTCCTGAACTGCTTTATTAAAATATGGGCTTTTAAAGAACCTTCCATTAACGAATATAAACTGTTCGCCTCTGGTTTTTTTTGCTCCTTCAGGTTTTGCAACAAATCCATGAAGTTTACACCAGATAATATCTTCTTTGATAGGAATCAGTTGTGGCTGTAATTTTCTTCCGAAAATATCTACGATCCTTTGCATCTGACTTCCTTTTCTCAATCGGAAAACCGGTTCATCGTCATGAAATAAAGAGAATTCTAAATTTTCATGAGCTAATGCCACTCTTTGGAACTCATCAATTACATGTCTGAATTCGATATTATTATTTTTAAGGAACTTTCTTCTTGCCGGAACATTAAAGAAAAGATTCTTTACTAAAAAGTTTGAACCTTCAGAAGTTTGTACCGGATCCTGAAATTGGAAAACACCGCCTTCAATATATATGTTGGTCCCGATATTTGTTTCCTTTTGCTTAGTGCGCAGCTCTACTTGAGCTACTGCAGCAATAGAAGCCAGAGCTTCGCCACGAAAACCTTTTGTAGAAATTTTAAAGATATCTTCTGTTCCTCTGATCTTAGAGGTAGCATGTCTTTCAAAAGCCATTCTTGCATCCGTCTCAGACATCCCTTTTCCGTCATCAACAACCTGTATCAGATTTTTCCCGGCATCTCTTACGATCAGCTCAATTTTAGAAGCATCTGCATCGATAGCATTCTCCAATAGTTCTTTCACAATGGATGCAGGTCTCTGCACCACTTCTCCTGCCGCAATTTGGTTGGCCACATGATCCGGTAAAAGCTGAATAATATCTGACATAAAAACGTTAAATCAACTTACAAAAATAGTCAATGAAAATGGGAATAAAAACAATAAAACCGTGAATTAAAATTTAATTATCAACATGCAAATATTCTGCCTTTTATTATTTATTCAAAATTCTCTTTATTCTGCGTCTTTTTATAAATCACAATTCCCTAATTGTACGACACAAATAGGGAATTGATTCACAGCTAGTTTACACAAAATTAATACTGATAGTTCTTTATTTATTATTGTATTTTAATCATCAAATACAAGTCTTCTTTTTTCTTTAGTTTTAGCTTCTCCATGAATTTTATCGTATAGATTAGCTAAAACGCTAGGCTTTTTATAGATCTTACTATATCTGTATCGTGTATGGAAGTGCCTGATATTAATTTTGTAGAAATCATATCCAATAACGACAAGAAGACAAACACTGATCACATAGAACACTCTGAACTCCAGATAATAATAGGTTAATCCTGAAAATACCGCTCCCAAAACATACGCCACCATAATACTCGACAGCAACTTTGCCCGTGCTATTAATTCGGGATTTCTTCTGTATTTTTTGTGCGTAAACATCGATAATAAAATCCCTAAGTCAGTTGTTGTACCTGTAAGGTGGGTGGTTTTCACAGAAAAATTGGAAATACTTGCAGTTAAGCCATTCTGTAAGCCTGTTGCAAAAAGCATCAAGGCAACCAGATATTCTGTCTCTTCAACTGTTTTCTGATAAAATAACTGCCCATAGATCCCGACAAACAGCAAACACAAAATTTCCAGTACGATTGGCATCGAATGAGCAAAGTATTTGCTTCTCTTGTTAAAATTAATAACGAAGAAGTTGGCTACAAAACTTCCAAAGAAGAAAAGGAAAATCCATCCACCAACTACCGCGACCTGAGTCCAGTTTCCTTTACTGATTTCAGCCGCAAATATT is part of the Chryseobacterium paludis genome and encodes:
- the mutL gene encoding DNA mismatch repair endonuclease MutL, translated to MSDIIQLLPDHVANQIAAGEVVQRPASIVKELLENAIDADASKIELIVRDAGKNLIQVVDDGKGMSETDARMAFERHATSKIRGTEDIFKISTKGFRGEALASIAAVAQVELRTKQKETNIGTNIYIEGGVFQFQDPVQTSEGSNFLVKNLFFNVPARRKFLKNNNIEFRHVIDEFQRVALAHENLEFSLFHDDEPVFRLRKGSQMQRIVDIFGRKLQPQLIPIKEDIIWCKLHGFVAKPEGAKKTRGEQFIFVNGRFFKSPYFNKAVQEAFEGLLLPGYIPTFFLFLELDPEKIDVNIHPQKTEVKFEDEHLIFALIRSTIKRSLGIYNVAPSLDFERDPQLDELMQKTFPSKGNSSGVIKMPEIVVDKDYNPFLEERGVIRQTEIQNLAEMYHQNISAEPSKINLFEDEDFDEDLMRLPNGYWLFNKGDRTLMLDLGRMHRLFVSENNKPTKKGTTNSHALLFSLEYHMNEIEKNKYKSIKKYLPELGFDMKIAHESVLRIDAVPEGLKETQVMKFLEDLFDILDYKTEEEFTQYYQNQWTKMQSKSRFDFIYKKDAEQLIKDFTALGFPEFLPNGKRCFYEVPFNDFKNKF
- a CDS encoding YoaK family protein encodes the protein MLRNYSNSRTLGDNIRLGTLTAFTAGTINIASLLIFLSFTSNVTGHYAIFAAEISKGNWTQVAVVGGWIFLFFFGSFVANFFVINFNKRSKYFAHSMPIVLEILCLLFVGIYGQLFYQKTVEETEYLVALMLFATGLQNGLTASISNFSVKTTHLTGTTTDLGILLSMFTHKKYRRNPELIARAKLLSSIMVAYVLGAVFSGLTYYYLEFRVFYVISVCLLVVIGYDFYKINIRHFHTRYRYSKIYKKPSVLANLYDKIHGEAKTKEKRRLVFDD